A single genomic interval of Cucumis sativus cultivar 9930 chromosome 5, Cucumber_9930_V3, whole genome shotgun sequence harbors:
- the LOC116403814 gene encoding disease resistance protein RGA2-like, producing the protein MAKKMKKITKTLYEHYCEASPLGLVGDESTTESEAALNQIRETTSILDFEVEGREAEVLEILKLVIDSTDEDHISVISIVGMGGLGKTTLAKMVFNHDAIKGHFDKTVWVCVSKPFIVMKILEAIFQGLTNTSSGLNSREALLNRLREEMQGKKYFLVLDDVWDKENCLWDELIGNLKYIAGKSGNSIMVTTRSVEVATMVKTVPIYHLKKLSDDHCWALLKKSANANQLQMNSKLENTKNILVRKIGGVPLIAKVLGGAVKFEEGGSESWMAKIESFARNISIEDKDFVLSILKLSVESLPHSALKQCFAYCSNFPQDYEFDKDEAIQMWIAEGFIQPEQERENLTMENIGEEYLNFLLSRSLFEDAIKYDGRIVTFKIHDLMHDIACAISNHHKMDSNPISWNGKSTRKLRTLICENEEAFHKIQTDIICLRVLVLKWFDTNTLSTIMDKLIHLRYLDISNCNINKLLRDSICALYNLQTLKLGYIECDLPKNLRNLVNLRHLEFKKFFDMGQMPSHMGNMIHLQTLSEFVVGLEKGCKIDELGPLKDLKGTLTLKNLQNVQNKDEAMAAKLVEKKYLRHLIFQWFLNLYDRGEYDEDDNKQVLEGLQPHKNVQSLDIRGFQGRVLNNNIFVENLVEIRLVDCGRCEVLPMLGQLPNLKKLEIISMNSVRSIGSEFYGVDCNDRNSSAFPQLNKFHICGLKKLQQWDEATVFASNRFGCLKELILSGCHQLAKLPSGLEGCYSIEYLAIDGCPNLMLNVQNLYNLYHLDIRGLKRLPDEFGKLTNLKKLRIGGCMQNYEFSPFIHLSSQLVELELTDDGSSGSETTQLPQQLQHLTNLKVLKIADFDDIEVLPEWLGNLTCLATLVFLECKNLKELPSREAIQRLTKLDDLVIDGCPKLLLGEGDQERAKLSHLPSKCVRYNNFGFRC; encoded by the coding sequence ATGgccaagaaaatgaagaagattaCCAAAACTTTATACGAACATTACTGTGAGGCAAGTCCTTTAGGACTAGTTGGTGATGAATCCACCACAGAATCAGAGGCTGCACTTAATCAGATTCGGGAGACAACCTCAATTCTTGACTTTGAAGTTGAAGGAAGGGAAGCTGAAGTCTTGGAGATACTAAAATTGGTGATTGACTCTACCGATGAAGATCATATCTCTGTGATATCCATTGTTGGAATGGGTGGTCTTGGAAAAACAACTTTGGCCAAGATGGTTTTCAATCATGATGCCATTAAAGGACATTTTGATAAAACTGTATGGGTTTGTGTGTCTAAACCATTTATTgtgatgaaaattttggaagcaATCTTTCAAGGTTTAACGAATACTAGTAGTGGTTTGAACTCCAGGGAGGCCTTGCTTAATCGACTCCGAGAGGAGATGCAAggaaaaaagtattttcttgTGCTTGACGATGTTTGGGATAAAGAGAATTGCTTGTGGGACGAGCTTATTGgcaatttgaaatatattgctGGAAAATCTGGAAATAGTATTATGGTGACCACAAGGAGTGTAGAAGTAGCGACCATGGTGAAGACAGTTCCCATTTatcatctaaaaaaattatcggATGATCATTGTTGGGCgttgttaaaaaaaagtgcaAATGCAAATCAGCTGCAGATGAATTCAAAGTTGGAGAATacgaaaaatattttggttagaAAAATTGGTGGTGTACCACTCATTGCAAAAGTTTTAGGTGGGGCAGTAAAGTTTGAAGAAGGTGGGTCTGAGAGTTGGATGGCAAAAATTGAAAGCTTTGCGAGAAATATTTCAATAGAGGAcaaagattttgttttgtccatattaaaattaagtgtAGAGTCTCTCCCTCATTCTGCATTGAAGCAATGTTTTGCTTACTGCTCAAATTTTCCTCAAGATTATGAATTTGATAAAGATGAAGCAATCCAAATGTGGATAGCCGAAGGATTTATTCAACCCgaacaagaaagagaaaacttGACAATGGAGAACATAGGAGAAGAGTATCTTAACTTTTTATTGTCTCGCTCCTTATTTGAAGATGCCATTAAATATGATGGAAGAATTGTCACCTTTAAGATTCATGATCTAATGCATGATATTGCTTGTGCAATTTCAAATCATCATAAGATGGACTCAAATCCTATTAGTTGGAATGGAAAAAGTACAAGAAAGTTGCGCACATTAATTTGCGAGAATGAAGAAGCTTTTCATAAAATTCAGACTGACATTATTTGTTTGCGTGTGTTAGTCTTAAAATGGTTTGACACTAATACCTTGTCGACTATTATGGACAAATTGATACATTTGAGATATCTTGATATTTCAAACTGTAATATAAACAAGCTTCTTCGAGATTCTATTTGTGCactttataatttacaaaCGCTAAAACTTGGATATATTGAATGTGATCTGCCGAAGAATTTGAGGAACTTGGTTAATTTGAGACATTtagaatttaagaaattttttgatATGGGACAAATGCCTTCACATATGGGCAACatgattcatcttcaaacACTATCTGAGTTTGTAGTTGGACTTGAGAAGGGTTGTAAAATTGATGAGCTTGGACCGTTAAAAGACCTCAAAGGTACACTAACTCTTAAAAATCTACAAAATGTGCAAAATAAAGACGAGGCTATGGCTGCAAAATTGGTGGAAAAGAAGTATTTACGTCATCTAATCTTTCAATGGTTTCTAAATCTTTATGATAGAGGAGAATATGATGAAGATGATAACAAACAAGTGTTGGAAGGACTTCAGCCACACAAAAACGTACAGTCATTGGACATTAGAGGCTTCCAAGGAAGagttttgaataataatatttttgttgaaaatttagttGAGATACGTTTGGTTGATTGTGGAAGATGTGAAGTGCTTCCTATGCTTGGACAGTTGCCCAACTTGAAGAAACTTGAGATTATTTCAATGAACAGTGTGAGAAGTATAGGCAGTGAGTTCTATGGAGTTGACTGTAACGACAGAAATTCTTCTGCTTTTCCTCAGCtgaacaaatttcatatttgtggGTTGAAGAAGCTACAACAATGGGATGAAGCAACGGTTTTTGCATCAAATCGCTTTGGATGTCTAAAAGAACTTATTCTTTCTGGATGTCATCAATTGGCAAAATTGCCAAGTGGGTTAGAAGGGTGCTACTCCATTGAATATTTGGCCATCGATGGGTGTCCTAATTTAATGCTAAATGTGCAAAATTTGTACAACTTGTATCATTTAGACATTCGTGGGTTGAAAAGATTGCCAGATGAATTTGGTAAGCTCACTAActtgaaaaaattgagaattgGTGGATGTATGCaaaactatgaatttagtCCCTTCATACATTTATCTTCTCAGCTTGTTGAACTTGAGTTGACTGATGATGGGTCAAGTGGTAGTGAAACAACCCAACTTCCCCAACAACTTCAGCATCTGACCAACTTGAAGGTTTTGAAGATTGCAGATTTTGATGACATTGAAGTTCTACCAGAATGGTTGGGAAACCTTACATGTTTGGCAACATTGGTTTTCCTCGAAtgcaaaaatttgaaagagttACCTTCGAGAGAGGCCATACAACGATTAACCAAATTAGATGATTTGGTGATCGATGGATGTCCCAAACTACTACTAGGGGAAGGCGATCAGGAGAGGGCTAAACTTTCTCATCTCCCATCAAAATGTGTTCGTTacaataattttggttttagatGTTAG